The genomic stretch AACATTCAATGCAACAGACAGCTCATTAAATGCAACGAGCAATAATGCAACATTAAATGTTGCAAATGCAATAAGATGCGGCGATGGAAACAAAGAAGGATCTGAGGAATGCGATGACAGCAATACAAACAGCGGAGACGGCTGCTCTGCATCATGCGCAGCAGAAAGTGGCGGAGGCGGAGGGTCAGGAGGAGGCGGAACAACAACGCAGCCAAAACAAGAAAAAACACAAACACCGCCAACAGAGCAGCCTCAAACTCCAACATTGGAGCAGCCAAAGCCAATAGAGCAGCCAGCAGAAACAATAGAGCAGCCTTCAGATGAGCAGGCAAAGGACTTTATTGAAGAAATAATAAAGATAACAGATCCATCTATGGCATTGGAATTAGTGTCAGAGAAAACAAATGAAATAATCAACAAATACTTTGAAACAAGCAGGAATGTAAAGATAAACAGGACATTCGAGTACAACGAAACAGAAAATTCAACGATAATAAGGCTGAGGATAACGCCAGAAAAAAAGCTTTACAATTTCAGCCTGTATGAAAAGATACCGAAATGCATTGCCTTGCTGATAAAGGCAGGCATAAAGCCGAAAGGCATAGAATTCTACAATTCTGATTACGAGGTAATAAACGAAGATCCTCTCATAATGTGGCATTTTGACGTATTAGAAGAGCCAACAGAAATCGGCTACAAAGTCGATAAAAAACTGCTGGAAGACTGCGAAAAGCTGCTAATTGCATTAGGCATAGCTGAAAAAATAGAAGGCGTAACAGAAGAAAAGCCAGCGCAGATAAAAAAGCCGAATCTTTTCGCAAACATGATGGTTGGCTTAAAGACAAAAGAAGGGCAAATATCATTAATAAAAACCTCATCTCCGATATTGGTTGTTTTATTGCTCATTTATGCAATTATTTTCTTCAGCAAATTCCAGCCCGCTCCGGAGCATCATGTAAAGAAGCTCGCAGAATGGATCAAAAAGGCCCATGAAAAAGGATTGGCGCCAAAGCATACAAGAAAAATCCTCAAAAAAGCAGGCTGGCCTTCGCATACAATACATCATGCGCACATTCATGCGAAAAGGAAAAATTAAACGCAATCAATTGCTTTATCAGTTCGCTTTGCATCTTTTACCTTTCTTGCTGTTTCCTCTTTCCAAAATCATTATGCTTTAAATAAAATGTCAAAAATTTTCCACTAATCTCGGATTTGTGGCAGAAAGCCAGCCTCATTTTTTGATGCAGAAAATTTTTGAGCATGCTCAAAAACCACTTGATACTGTGAACAATAATCACATTCCACCATCCTATGGGGGTGGTTTTTGACAAGTTGTTGTTCCCATCTTATTTTTTAAGCGATTTTTCAATGTCCTTTAAGTCAAAACAATGGACTTTTTTACCTTCAAATTCATTGATTTTTTTCTTGAAAGATTTGGCAAAAACCGCAAAACTCTCTTTTCTGTTTTCGCCATTCCAGTCTGCATATTTTGCCTTTTCATTTAATTCTTTGAAAACATCATGAACATTTACGTCGTCTTTCCACTTGCATTCTGCAAATAAAATTTCTTTTGTTTGCTCATTTAAGGCAACAACATCTATTTCTTTGTCTTTCCACCACCATCTGCCGCTATGCTCATAACCCCTGAAAAAAGATAGAAAATTTTCTCTAACAAAGACCTCAAACCTTCTTCCAAAATAATCATTTAAATCTTTTTTGATTAGCTTATAGTATCCCCTCTCTATGTTTTCTCTGTTTTTATGGACAAAATTAAACCAGAAATCAAAAAAGTTATCGCTTATATAATAAACTCCTTTCTTCCTATCGCCAAGGATTGAGGTTTCTCTTGCAACAAAACCATAGCCGATTAAAAGCTCGAGATAAGGGTATATTTCCCTGGCGTTTATGCCTACAAAATTAGCTATTTCTGTTGGTTTTGAATTGCCGTATGCAATCGCATTCAAAATGGAGAAATATGTTCTGATTTCTTTAAACTCCTGAGAGAGCAGATAGAATGGTTCCCTGTAAAAGTAGCCCTCTGGCTTAAAGAACTCATTCAGAATAAATTCTTCATATGATTTATGTTTTGAGGCGACATTAAGATATTCCGGAATGCCATTTAAAGTGCATATGGTTTTGATCGAATCCTCAAAATCGAAAGGCAGAAACTCCATGCAATATCTTGCTGGAATTGGCTTTAGCAATAAGTCCCTTGTCCGCCTTCCGTAAAGCGGAGAAGAATGGGACAGCACTTCTTGGCTCATGAGCCCATAGATGGATCCACTTACAATAAAGAAAACATTGGAGTTTCTTATGAAGTCATCTATAAATTTTTGAAGAACACTGGTTATTGAATGGTCATTTTTTATCAGATAAGAAAATTCATCTATCCAGATGTAAATTCTCTTTTTCTTATCCAAAACTTTTGAAAGATAGGAAAAAAGCGAGCCCCAATCCAAAATATCTTGTTTTAGCAGAAAATCATCGTGTAGATAAGAAGCAAGAATACTCTTGAATTCGTTGATTTGAATTCTTTTGTTTGTATCTTCAGCTGTATACCTGGCTCCATCCTTATTTTGAAGAAAGTTGTCCAGTAATCTGGTCTTGCCTATCCTTCTTCTGCCAAAAACCACAATAAATGCATTTTCCTGGCTATTCCAGTCTTTCTCAAGTACTCTTGTTTCGTCTATTCTGTCAATGAACCTAATCATGATTAGTACTAATCCTAATTAGTATATAAAGCTTTCGATTTTGAACGTAGTGAGAAACCGAAAGCTAGGAATGAAGCAAAGCGAAATGAGTATGCTTTCGGTTTTTTAGAGGTCGAAAGCCTCGCCTCACAAAACCTGTCCTGCCACCATAACAATTGCCTTATTAATTCTCTTTGCATCTTGAATCAGCCCGTAATCTGACGTCAACACGTTATTGTGTCAAAAACCACCCATCATAGATGGGTGGCATGTAGCTACGTTCCATCGCATCGGGTGGTTTTTGAGCATGCTCAGAATTTTCCACATACAAAAAAGGTTGGCTTTCTGCCACCAGTCAAAGACTGGATGGAAAATTCTGACATTTTTAATAACACCTGTTATTACCTAGGATAACGCTGCTTAAATGTTTGTCAAACAAATTCTCTCAGTATGTGCTCCTTCACTATCTCGTACACAAACATTGCGTATCCTGCGATGTAGAATATCGTTGTAAGCATCATGAAGATAAGCAGGTAAGCTGAAATGAAGAAATGATGAGCAAGAAGCAGGCTGGTTATTGCTTGTATGTAATAGTTGAACATGTTCGCAAAGAAAAACCATATATAGTAGCCGAAGAATCCAAAACCTATTAAAACGCATACAACAAAAACCTTTTTTCTGGCTCCTTTATTAATGGCTAATAAATAAACAGTTAGCCCGGCAATGATCGAAATAATTGCAACAATAAAAACAGAAAGCTGGTGATTTAAAACTTTATTTATCAAAAAGCTGCTCTCTGTTATTCCCCTCGTCATTATATCTGCCCCTGTAATCCCTTCTTTCATCATTATGCTCTGGGGAATGCTCCTTATGCTGAACAAGGGCATCAAAATAAAGGACACAAGCGATGAACAGATTATGCCAAGCACAACCCTGTTCACATGAAGCTCTTTTTTATTGAACATCTTATACCACACAAATGCAGGCATCAGAAGGAAGAAGACAATTGCAATTATATTGAGCAGATAAATTATAAATACAGAAATGTTATTGAGCAGAACAGCACCCATATCATTCATCATGAGGCTGAATATCGAACTATGCCCTGCTCCAAGCTTCGCAAGAAACATCTCGTCCTTTATTCCGAAAATATAAGGCACAACAAAATTCCCAAAATCTGTGAGAAGATGCAATGCAAGTAATCCGCCAACCCCTAAAAAAACACCCCTTTTGTAATGAAATAAGCTGACAAATCCCTTGTACAGCTTGTCTCCGAAGTCGCCGGCTTTGAAAATAAGATGCTCTGCTGAAAACTTTTCGTAATGCCGCATTACAATGAAGAGATATGCTGCAATTCCAATAATTATTATCGGCGAATCAAGCAAAAACACGAGCCACCCCTCCAGCAGATTGAAAATAGTGACAAAAAATCCGCTCAGCACAAGCAGCACAATAAAAGCTCTTGTGACTTCATGAATTCCGCTTCTCTTGCCATCTTCTTCTATAACATCCATGAAGCTCGGCTTCCTGATTTCAAGCTTAAATGCCGCATATAAAGAGACAGCAATCAGCAGAATTCCTCCGGAGTAAATGCCAAAATTATCAAAGGCAGCAGAATTTGCAGCCATTGCGCTCAACACATTGTTAAAAAAATAGCTTCCTTCTGCAGCTACAGCTGCGTATGCTGTGAAATCTTTCATCACAAATAAAAAATAAGCAGCTATTATTGCAGCATCGGCAATTCTTTTCCTGCTTCCGAAAATGATTTTTGTAAAGCTTGCCTTGTACAGTATATAGCCCAATGCAGCCCATGATATTATCTTCTGCAGAACATCAAGATCTCCTTTCAGCAGCCTGAAAGCATCAAGAATGTTGAGGGCAATAATCAGTACAAGAATTATTTCTTCAACTCTATGGCTTATTTTTTCATCCATATTAGAAGCTAGCCCTTCACGATAATGCCTGATTTTGTTATGAGCATTGGACTCTCGCCCTGCCTGTGCGCTGTTCTTCTCATCTTCAAAATTTCAACAGAGCGGTTGCACTTCTTAGATTCTTCAATGATGTCTAAAACAATTACAGAATCACATACAAACTCCTCAACATTGAACCTGCTCACCCTTTTTAATTCCCTGTTTTCCGGGTCTCTCACTTCTCCGACTATCTCTGATGTTATTATTGCTGTGCACTCGAGCTTTTTCAGCTGCATGGAAAGCGAATAAAGGGCCTTTCTTATCTCGTATTCATTTCCGAATGCCATTCCAAATGCAGATGTGCTGTCTATCACAACCCGTTTCGCATTAATCCTCTGCACTTCGCTTATCAGCCTTGTCTGAAAATCCTCAAGCTCATAAGGATAGTAATAAAGAAAAGCGCATGATCCGTCCTCTTCGCATTTGGTAAAATTCCAGCCGAAGTTTTCAGCATCGCCTTTCAGATCTTCAAGATCCTCTTCAAAAGAAATAAACAATCCTTTTTCCCCTCTTTTTATCCCTTCGTGAAGAAACTGCATACCGAAAATTGTTTTTCCTGTTCCGGCCCCTCCTGTAACAAGGTTTATGCTTCTAGGCAGCAATCCGCCTTCGCAAAGCCTGTCAAATCCTGGAATGCCGGATGTTATTCTTCTATTGTTCTGCAGGGATTTTCCAGCTGTTTTCAGATTTTTTCTTTTTTTAGCCATTTAATCTCCTTATTTTTCAGATGCAATATCCAAAAATGACTTCAATGCGACAATAAATCCGCCGGATGCTATGAACACAGTCAAATTCTGCAGCATCTTGCTTAATGCATCATTAAAAACAGGCACTTTCTCGAGCATAGTATTAAAGCTTGAAAATATAACTATCATCGTTATTGTTGCAACCAGGTAAAGCATCTTCTCTTTGTCTGTTATATTCAGCAGACCAACAACAAGCCCGAGAATTGCTATAATTATCACTTCAATTGCAGCATATTCTACAGGAAGATTGAATGCTCCCATTACAATTGCGATTACCGCTCCCACCAGGAAAGAAGCAATACCTATCTTCTCCAAAAAAGTCCCCTTTGCCTTCGCCATTTTTCACCTCTGATTATCATTTCCTAACTTGTATCTTCCTATATTTAAACATTTCTTTCCTTGCAAGGTTTTAATGCCTAGCATCTGCTTACACACTTGCCTTGGGCATTAATCTTATCATTAGCAGAATTACAACAAGCAGTTTTTCCAGAATTAGTACAATCACCAGTAACATAATATTCATTAGCATCATCGCCACAACATTCAGTTGCTGCGCCCGTGCTGTATTCGCCAAATGCAGCAGTTTCGCCACCTTTAACCCATCTTAGTTTACAATCCTTGCACGCAGTTCCATCATAATCACAATCAAACCACCAGTTTGTCACCCATTCACAGTCAGCAATATTGTCATTTCC from Candidatus Woesearchaeota archaeon encodes the following:
- a CDS encoding ATP-binding protein, coding for MIRFIDRIDETRVLEKDWNSQENAFIVVFGRRRIGKTRLLDNFLQNKDGARYTAEDTNKRIQINEFKSILASYLHDDFLLKQDILDWGSLFSYLSKVLDKKKRIYIWIDEFSYLIKNDHSITSVLQKFIDDFIRNSNVFFIVSGSIYGLMSQEVLSHSSPLYGRRTRDLLLKPIPARYCMEFLPFDFEDSIKTICTLNGIPEYLNVASKHKSYEEFILNEFFKPEGYFYREPFYLLSQEFKEIRTYFSILNAIAYGNSKPTEIANFVGINAREIYPYLELLIGYGFVARETSILGDRKKGVYYISDNFFDFWFNFVHKNRENIERGYYKLIKKDLNDYFGRRFEVFVRENFLSFFRGYEHSGRWWWKDKEIDVVALNEQTKEILFAECKWKDDVNVHDVFKELNEKAKYADWNGENRKESFAVFAKSFKKKINEFEGKKVHCFDLKDIEKSLKK
- a CDS encoding ATPase domain-containing protein, whose translation is MAKKRKNLKTAGKSLQNNRRITSGIPGFDRLCEGGLLPRSINLVTGGAGTGKTIFGMQFLHEGIKRGEKGLFISFEEDLEDLKGDAENFGWNFTKCEEDGSCAFLYYYPYELEDFQTRLISEVQRINAKRVVIDSTSAFGMAFGNEYEIRKALYSLSMQLKKLECTAIITSEIVGEVRDPENRELKRVSRFNVEEFVCDSVIVLDIIEESKKCNRSVEILKMRRTAHRQGESPMLITKSGIIVKG